One Streptomyces sp. L2 genomic window carries:
- a CDS encoding bifunctional diguanylate cyclase/phosphodiesterase has protein sequence MEPTESAALDSSLPPRRRVGAWRGSRRTARASTRTGTSGTSGTSGTDGNPSIPVQAPQAHSLAPLAIEPPPSLTGPGAGPQRRLPRPALPAAVVAAAACALGAGFYRAVAGHHALFPCGTAGWSLALLTGIIVGHLVLLGRARWWGGTGSGAALTLAVLLLYGWVAAGLVSLTVVVLVGIARRRRWRQGVLHGAVDILGIGAGALVLGAFGRVPTVEKPWHPHTWTLATAPEFVLVALAYLAVSRGLLWYLQAPPGGGLPTVARTAVVRQGLIAAALLGIAPLVCVVAIARPVLLPLFAIPLIALDSTLWMARARAEEQLRDPLTGLPNRQWLQERIWTALDDAERIDARAALMLIDLDRFRSVNDTLGHLAGDRLLLQIADRLRLALPRGAEAARLGGDEFAVLLPVADSTTSATRVARGIVAALSSPLDLDGLTLVLEASAGVAVFPDHALDAEGLLRRADVAMYQAKKGRTGVEVYESKRDSNTPDRLGLLGDLRRALDAREVQLHYQPKVRFDGQVAGLEALVRWVHPERGKVPPDEFIAIAESSGLMPHLTEYVLDTALAQVARWRAQGLRVPVAVNVSPRDVHTPGFAGSVAARLARHGVPAGALQLEITEHVLLEDPQRAADTLAGLTGHGVKMSLDDFGTGYSSLVHLRRLPVSELKIDRSFVARLAVDTEDAEIVRCTVDLAHSLGLLVVAEGVEDDETWERLRDLGCDAVQGWLVAAAMPADETTAWLLARGSRGWQRPRAALPAAE, from the coding sequence ATGGAACCGACCGAGAGCGCCGCCCTGGACTCCTCGCTGCCCCCGCGCCGCCGCGTCGGCGCGTGGCGGGGAAGCCGGCGGACGGCACGCGCGAGTACGCGCACCGGCACCTCCGGGACGTCGGGCACGTCCGGCACGGACGGGAACCCGTCCATACCCGTCCAGGCGCCGCAAGCGCATTCCTTGGCCCCTCTCGCCATCGAACCGCCGCCCTCCCTGACCGGCCCGGGCGCCGGGCCGCAGCGGCGGCTGCCCCGGCCCGCGCTCCCCGCGGCGGTCGTCGCCGCCGCCGCGTGCGCCCTCGGTGCCGGCTTCTACCGGGCCGTCGCCGGCCACCACGCCCTCTTCCCGTGCGGCACCGCCGGCTGGTCGCTGGCCCTGCTCACCGGCATCATCGTCGGCCACCTCGTGCTGCTCGGCCGCGCCCGCTGGTGGGGCGGCACCGGCTCCGGCGCCGCCCTCACCCTCGCCGTCCTGCTCCTCTACGGCTGGGTCGCCGCCGGACTGGTCAGCCTCACCGTCGTCGTCCTGGTCGGCATCGCCCGCCGGCGCCGCTGGCGGCAGGGCGTCCTGCACGGCGCCGTGGACATCCTCGGCATCGGCGCCGGCGCCCTTGTCCTCGGCGCCTTCGGCCGCGTGCCGACCGTCGAGAAGCCCTGGCACCCGCACACCTGGACCCTCGCCACCGCCCCCGAGTTCGTCCTCGTCGCCCTCGCCTACCTCGCCGTCAGCCGCGGCCTGCTGTGGTACCTCCAGGCCCCGCCCGGCGGCGGCCTGCCCACCGTGGCCCGCACCGCCGTCGTCCGGCAGGGCCTGATCGCCGCCGCCCTGCTCGGCATCGCGCCCCTCGTCTGCGTCGTCGCCATCGCCCGGCCCGTCCTGCTGCCGCTGTTCGCGATCCCGCTGATCGCCCTCGACTCCACCCTGTGGATGGCCCGGGCCCGCGCCGAGGAGCAACTGCGCGACCCGCTGACCGGACTGCCCAACCGGCAGTGGCTCCAGGAACGCATCTGGACCGCCCTCGACGACGCCGAACGCATCGACGCCCGCGCCGCCCTCATGCTGATCGACCTCGACCGGTTCCGATCGGTCAACGACACACTCGGTCACCTCGCCGGTGACCGGCTGCTGCTCCAGATCGCCGACCGGCTCCGCCTCGCGCTGCCACGGGGAGCGGAGGCCGCCCGGCTCGGCGGCGACGAGTTCGCCGTCTTACTGCCCGTCGCCGACTCCACCACCTCCGCCACCCGCGTCGCCCGCGGCATCGTCGCCGCGCTCAGCTCACCGCTCGACCTCGACGGACTCACCCTCGTCCTGGAGGCCAGCGCGGGCGTCGCCGTCTTCCCCGACCACGCGCTCGACGCCGAGGGCCTGCTGCGCCGCGCCGACGTCGCGATGTACCAGGCGAAGAAGGGCCGTACCGGCGTGGAGGTCTACGAGTCCAAGCGGGACTCCAACACCCCCGACCGGCTCGGCCTGCTCGGAGATCTGCGCCGTGCCCTCGACGCGCGCGAGGTGCAGCTGCACTACCAGCCGAAGGTCCGCTTCGACGGCCAGGTCGCCGGACTGGAGGCCCTGGTCCGCTGGGTGCACCCCGAGCGCGGCAAGGTCCCGCCGGACGAGTTCATCGCCATCGCCGAGTCCTCCGGGCTGATGCCCCACCTCACGGAGTACGTGCTGGACACCGCCCTCGCGCAGGTCGCCCGCTGGCGCGCGCAGGGGCTCCGGGTGCCGGTGGCGGTCAACGTCTCCCCGCGCGACGTCCACACCCCGGGCTTCGCCGGGTCCGTCGCCGCCCGGCTGGCCCGGCACGGCGTCCCGGCGGGCGCGCTCCAGCTGGAGATCACCGAGCACGTCCTGCTGGAGGACCCGCAGCGGGCCGCGGACACCCTCGCCGGGCTGACCGGGCACGGCGTGAAGATGTCCCTCGACGACTTCGGCACCGGCTACTCCTCCCTGGTGCACCTGCGCCGGCTGCCCGTCAGCGAGCTGAAGATCGACCGCTCCTTCGTGGCCCGGCTGGCCGTGGACACCGAGGACGCGGAGATCGTGCGCTGCACCGTCGACCTCGCCCACTCGCTCGGCCTCCTCGTCGTAGCGGAGGGCGTCGAGGACGACGAGACCTGGGAGCGGCTGCGCGACCTCGGCTGCGACGCCGTACAGGGCTGGCTGGTCGCCGCGGCGATGCCGGCCGACGAGACGACTGCGTGGCTGCTGGCCCGGGGGTCGCGCGGCTGGCAGCGGCCGCGCGCCGCGCTTCCGGCCGCCGAATAG
- the ligA gene encoding NAD-dependent DNA ligase LigA translates to MAGDKQQAETAVPAEAREKHAQLAEQIEEHRFRYYVKDAPVVSDAEFDRLLKSLEAQEEQYPELRTPDSPTQKVSGSYATEFTAVEHRQRMLSLDNTFNDDDLAAWVDRIARELGEQEYHFLCELKVDGLAVNLTYERGRLTRAATRGDGRTGEDITPNVRTIAEIPDRLHGDDVPDLVEIRGEVYFPMEKFLELNERLVAAGDKPFANPRNAAAGSLRQKDPRVTATRPLHMVVHGIGALEGFTGMTRLSQAYDLLKTWGLPTSPHNRVVDGLDGIREFITYYGENRHSVEHEIDGAVVKLDEIRLQGRLGSTARAPRWAIAYKYAPEEVNTKLIDIKVGVGRTGRVTPYAQVEPVTVAGSEVEFATLHNQEVVKAKGVLIGDTVVIRKAGDVIPEILGAVVDLRDGSEREFVMPGECPECGTALRPMKEGDIDLRCPNARTCPAQLRERVSYLAGRECLDIEHFGGVAAAALTRPLEPADPPLVDEGDLFDLTVEKLLPIKAYVLDPDSGLPKRDPKTGEEKVVTVFANQKGEPKKNTLALLENIEAAKQRPLARFLNGLSIRHVGPVAAQALAREFRSLDRIEQATEEELAATDGVGPIIAAALKEWFAEDWHREIVRKWEAAGVPLEDQSSGEDEGPRPLEGLTVVVTGTLENFTRDGAKEALQNGGAKVTGSVSKKTSFVVVGDSPGSKFDKAMQLKVPVLNEAGFTVLLEQGPEAAAEVALPTEE, encoded by the coding sequence GTGGCCGGCGACAAGCAGCAGGCGGAGACGGCAGTGCCCGCCGAGGCACGTGAGAAGCACGCGCAGCTCGCTGAGCAGATCGAGGAGCACCGCTTCCGGTACTACGTGAAGGACGCCCCGGTCGTCAGCGACGCCGAGTTCGACCGGCTCCTGAAGTCCCTGGAGGCCCAGGAGGAGCAGTACCCCGAGCTGCGCACCCCCGACTCGCCCACCCAGAAGGTATCCGGGTCGTACGCCACGGAGTTCACGGCGGTCGAGCACCGGCAGCGGATGCTGTCCCTGGACAACACGTTCAACGACGACGACCTGGCCGCCTGGGTCGACCGCATCGCCAGGGAACTGGGCGAGCAGGAGTACCACTTCCTGTGCGAGCTGAAGGTCGACGGCCTCGCCGTCAACCTCACCTACGAGCGCGGCCGCCTCACGCGCGCGGCGACCCGCGGCGACGGCCGCACCGGCGAGGACATCACGCCGAACGTGCGCACCATCGCGGAAATCCCCGACCGCCTCCACGGCGACGACGTCCCCGACCTGGTGGAGATCCGCGGCGAGGTCTACTTCCCGATGGAGAAGTTCCTCGAACTGAACGAGCGGCTCGTCGCCGCCGGTGACAAGCCGTTCGCCAACCCGCGCAACGCCGCCGCGGGCTCGCTGCGCCAGAAGGACCCGCGCGTCACCGCAACCCGCCCGCTGCACATGGTCGTCCACGGCATCGGCGCCCTGGAGGGCTTCACGGGCATGACCCGCCTCTCCCAGGCCTACGACCTCCTCAAGACGTGGGGCCTGCCCACCTCCCCGCACAACCGGGTGGTCGACGGGCTCGACGGCATCCGGGAGTTCATCACGTACTACGGCGAGAACCGGCACTCCGTGGAGCACGAGATCGACGGCGCGGTCGTCAAGCTCGACGAGATCCGGCTCCAGGGCCGCCTCGGCTCCACCGCGCGCGCACCCCGCTGGGCCATCGCCTACAAGTACGCGCCGGAGGAGGTCAACACCAAGCTCATCGACATCAAGGTGGGCGTCGGCCGCACCGGCCGGGTCACGCCGTACGCGCAGGTGGAGCCGGTCACTGTGGCCGGCAGCGAGGTCGAGTTCGCCACCCTGCACAACCAGGAGGTCGTCAAGGCCAAGGGCGTCCTCATCGGAGACACGGTCGTCATCCGCAAGGCCGGTGACGTCATCCCGGAGATCCTCGGCGCGGTCGTCGACCTGCGGGACGGCAGCGAGCGGGAGTTCGTGATGCCGGGCGAGTGCCCCGAGTGCGGTACGGCGCTGCGGCCCATGAAGGAGGGAGACATCGACCTCCGCTGCCCCAACGCCCGCACCTGCCCGGCCCAGTTGCGCGAGCGGGTGTCCTACCTGGCGGGCCGGGAGTGCCTGGACATCGAGCACTTCGGTGGGGTGGCCGCCGCCGCGCTCACCCGCCCGCTGGAGCCGGCCGACCCGCCGCTGGTGGACGAGGGCGACCTGTTCGACCTGACGGTGGAGAAGCTGCTCCCCATCAAGGCCTACGTCCTCGACCCCGACAGCGGCCTGCCCAAGCGGGACCCGAAGACGGGCGAGGAGAAGGTCGTCACGGTCTTCGCCAACCAGAAGGGCGAGCCGAAGAAGAACACCCTGGCCCTGCTGGAGAACATCGAGGCGGCCAAGCAGCGCCCGCTGGCCCGGTTCCTCAACGGCCTGTCCATCCGGCATGTCGGCCCGGTCGCCGCACAGGCCCTCGCCCGTGAGTTCCGCTCCCTCGACCGCATCGAACAGGCGACTGAAGAAGAGCTGGCGGCCACCGACGGCGTGGGGCCCATCATCGCCGCCGCGCTGAAGGAGTGGTTCGCCGAGGACTGGCACCGCGAGATCGTGCGCAAGTGGGAGGCCGCCGGGGTGCCGCTGGAGGACCAGTCGTCCGGCGAGGACGAGGGTCCGCGCCCGCTGGAAGGGCTTACCGTCGTCGTCACCGGCACCCTGGAGAACTTCACGCGGGACGGCGCCAAGGAGGCGCTGCAGAACGGGGGCGCGAAAGTGACCGGTTCGGTTTCGAAAAAGACCTCGTTTGTGGTGGTTGGTGACAGTCCTGGATCGAAGTTCGACAAGGCGATGCAGTTGAAGGTTCCCGTTCTGAACGAGGCCGGTTTCACCGTCCTGTTGGAGCAGGGACCCGAGGCGGCGGCCGAGGTCGCGCTTCCGACCGAGGAGTAG
- a CDS encoding methionine synthase: MSENSVFRFPGATGVGSMPGGDAREAAKTVTGSFEDFPYLPELPARGPGADMIGRTAGMLVELYARVEPSGWRIGDRPGRDTKRARSWLGEDLDALEEFTQGYEGDLKVQAVGPWTLAAALELRNGEAALSDPGACRDLAASLTDGLRQHLAEVARRVPGARLVLQLDEPSLTAVLRGQVRTASGYRTHRAVDRQLVESTLRDVIAAHGDGPVVVHSCAPDVPFALLRRSGAAAVSFDFSLLTERDDDTIGEAVEAGTRLFAGVAAGTDGPLSDPAGSVMGVRTLWRRLGLQPGLLAEAVTVTPACGLAGASPAYARQVLAHCVRAARSLADNPE, encoded by the coding sequence GTGAGCGAAAACAGCGTGTTCAGGTTCCCGGGGGCCACCGGGGTGGGGTCCATGCCCGGCGGGGACGCCCGGGAGGCGGCCAAGACGGTCACCGGCAGCTTCGAGGACTTTCCGTACCTCCCCGAGCTGCCCGCGCGCGGGCCGGGCGCCGACATGATCGGCCGTACGGCGGGGATGCTCGTCGAGCTGTACGCGCGCGTGGAGCCCAGCGGCTGGCGGATCGGCGACCGGCCGGGCCGGGACACCAAGCGGGCCCGGTCCTGGCTGGGGGAGGACCTCGACGCCCTGGAGGAGTTCACCCAGGGCTACGAGGGCGACCTCAAGGTGCAGGCGGTCGGCCCCTGGACCCTCGCCGCCGCCCTGGAGCTGAGGAACGGCGAGGCCGCTCTGTCCGACCCCGGAGCCTGCCGCGACCTCGCCGCCTCCCTCACCGACGGCCTGCGCCAGCACCTCGCCGAGGTCGCCCGCCGCGTCCCCGGCGCCCGGCTCGTCCTCCAGCTCGACGAGCCCTCCCTGACCGCCGTCCTGCGCGGCCAGGTCCGCACGGCCAGCGGCTACCGCACCCACCGCGCCGTCGACCGCCAGCTCGTCGAGTCCACCCTGCGGGACGTCATCGCGGCCCACGGGGACGGGCCCGTCGTCGTGCACTCCTGCGCCCCCGACGTCCCCTTCGCGCTGCTGCGCCGCTCCGGAGCCGCCGCCGTCTCCTTCGACTTCTCCCTCCTCACCGAACGTGACGACGACACGATCGGCGAGGCCGTGGAAGCCGGGACCCGCCTGTTCGCCGGTGTCGCGGCGGGCACGGACGGCCCATTGTCAGACCCTGCCGGTAGCGTCATGGGTGTCAGGACGCTGTGGCGCAGGCTGGGCCTGCAACCGGGGCTGCTCGCCGAGGCGGTCACGGTGACCCCGGCGTGCGGTCTGGCGGGGGCTTCCCCCGCCTACGCGCGCCAGGTGCTCGCCCACTGCGTCCGGGCGGCGAGATCCCTCGCGGACAACCCTGAGTAA
- a CDS encoding SDR family oxidoreductase: MATHVITGAGSGIGAAVARRLHARGDDIVLHARDAGRAKELAAEFPGARTLVGDLDEPDRLSWAFSHQTLPDRVDSLLHIAGVVDLGGVGDLTPKSWRHQLNVNLIAPAELTRHFLPQLRATRGHVVFVNSGSGLNAHAGWSAYAASKHGLKALADALRQEEHAAGVRVTSVYPGRTASPMQAKVHQQEGKDYDPEKWIDPESVATTILMAIDLPADAEVNDLTVRPGR; the protein is encoded by the coding sequence ATGGCTACTCATGTGATCACCGGGGCCGGATCCGGCATCGGCGCGGCCGTCGCCCGCCGCCTGCACGCGCGCGGGGACGATATCGTTCTGCACGCGCGCGACGCGGGCCGGGCGAAGGAACTGGCCGCCGAGTTCCCCGGCGCGCGCACCCTCGTCGGCGACCTCGACGAACCCGACCGGCTGTCCTGGGCGTTCTCCCACCAGACGCTCCCGGACCGCGTGGACTCCCTGCTGCACATCGCCGGCGTGGTCGACCTCGGCGGCGTCGGCGACCTGACCCCGAAGTCCTGGCGCCACCAGCTCAACGTCAACCTGATCGCGCCGGCCGAGCTGACGCGGCACTTCCTGCCGCAGCTGCGGGCGACGCGCGGCCACGTCGTGTTCGTCAACTCCGGTTCGGGCCTGAACGCCCACGCGGGCTGGTCGGCGTACGCCGCCTCCAAGCACGGTCTCAAGGCGCTCGCCGACGCCCTGCGCCAGGAGGAGCACGCGGCCGGCGTCCGCGTCACCTCCGTCTACCCCGGGCGCACCGCCAGCCCCATGCAGGCCAAGGTCCACCAGCAGGAGGGCAAGGACTACGACCCGGAGAAGTGGATCGACCCCGAGTCGGTGGCCACCACCATCCTGATGGCCATCGACCTGCCGGCCGACGCGGAGGTCAACGACCTGACGGTCCGGCCGGGACGCTGA
- a CDS encoding TIGR00730 family Rossman fold protein, giving the protein MNICVFLSAADLDERYTRPAREFAELLGKGGHTLVWGGSDVGLMKVVADGVHEAGGRLLGVSVDFLSSKARPGADEMVIAADLAERKKLLLEKADAVVIMVGGTGTLDEATEILELKKHRRTEKPVVLLNTAGFYDGLRQQFQRMEDEGFLPRPLAELVFFAEEPVGALAYLEESVGTR; this is encoded by the coding sequence ATGAACATCTGCGTCTTCCTCTCCGCCGCCGACCTCGACGAGCGGTACACGCGCCCCGCGCGCGAGTTCGCGGAACTGCTCGGCAAGGGCGGCCACACCCTGGTGTGGGGCGGCTCCGACGTCGGCCTGATGAAGGTCGTCGCGGACGGGGTGCACGAGGCGGGCGGCAGGCTGCTGGGCGTCTCCGTCGACTTCCTCTCGTCGAAGGCCCGGCCCGGCGCCGACGAGATGGTCATCGCCGCCGACCTCGCCGAACGCAAGAAGCTGCTGCTGGAGAAGGCCGACGCCGTCGTCATCATGGTGGGCGGCACCGGCACCCTCGACGAGGCCACCGAGATCCTGGAGCTGAAGAAGCACCGGCGGACCGAGAAGCCCGTGGTCCTCCTGAACACGGCAGGCTTCTACGACGGCCTGCGCCAGCAGTTCCAGCGCATGGAGGACGAGGGCTTCCTGCCGCGCCCCCTCGCCGAGCTGGTGTTCTTCGCCGAGGAGCCGGTCGGTGCGCTCGCCTACCTGGAAGAGTCCGTCGGCACCCGGTGA
- a CDS encoding DUF427 domain-containing protein encodes MTDGHTITIEQGERHVRVVRDGQVLAETDRALELRETGCPVRYYIPAEDVRLDLLAASDTHTFCPFKGTASYWSLPDAPDLVWAYPDPKPDVARIKDHYCFYDVDVS; translated from the coding sequence ATGACCGATGGACACACGATCACGATCGAGCAGGGCGAGCGGCACGTGCGCGTGGTGCGCGACGGGCAGGTGCTCGCGGAGACCGACCGCGCGCTGGAGCTGCGCGAGACGGGCTGTCCGGTGCGGTACTACATCCCTGCCGAGGACGTCCGCCTCGACCTCCTGGCCGCCTCCGACACCCACACCTTCTGCCCGTTCAAGGGGACGGCGTCCTACTGGTCGCTGCCGGACGCGCCCGACCTGGTGTGGGCCTACCCGGACCCGAAGCCGGACGTGGCCCGGATCAAGGATCACTACTGCTTCTACGACGTCGACGTGTCCTGA
- a CDS encoding alpha/beta hydrolase yields the protein MDDMTTSRDGTSLAYEVRGRGPTVILVSGAMSTGGTMAPLAERLADRCTAVVYDRRGRGESGDTTPYEVAREVEDLAALVEAVGGEAALFGVSSGGALVLHAAASGLPVRRAAVYEVPFADTLAGGAEQQAAYTENLERALAEGRRGDAVELFLRLTGLGEQMIQGARQSPMWAGMEAVAPSLAYDNAVMGDGLLPRDLLAGVSVPVLAVAGGASPEWMRAASRAVAETVPQGTYRVLEGQTHMVEPGVLGPVLAEFFTE from the coding sequence ATGGACGACATGACGACTTCCCGTGACGGCACCTCCCTCGCCTACGAGGTGAGGGGCCGGGGGCCGACGGTGATCCTGGTGAGCGGCGCGATGTCCACCGGCGGCACGATGGCGCCGCTGGCCGAGCGGCTCGCCGACCGCTGCACGGCCGTGGTGTACGACCGCCGGGGCCGCGGCGAGAGCGGTGACACGACGCCGTACGAGGTGGCCCGCGAGGTCGAGGACCTGGCCGCGCTGGTCGAGGCGGTGGGCGGCGAGGCGGCCCTGTTCGGGGTCTCCTCGGGCGGGGCGCTGGTCCTGCACGCGGCGGCGAGCGGGCTTCCGGTGCGCCGGGCGGCGGTGTACGAGGTGCCGTTCGCCGACACTCTGGCGGGCGGCGCCGAACAGCAGGCGGCGTACACCGAGAACCTGGAGCGGGCGCTCGCGGAGGGCCGGCGCGGGGACGCGGTGGAGCTGTTCCTGCGGCTGACCGGCCTCGGCGAGCAGATGATCCAGGGGGCCCGGCAGTCCCCGATGTGGGCGGGCATGGAGGCCGTCGCGCCGAGCCTGGCGTACGACAACGCCGTCATGGGCGACGGCCTGCTCCCCCGCGACCTGCTGGCCGGGGTCTCCGTGCCCGTGCTGGCGGTGGCCGGCGGGGCGAGCCCGGAGTGGATGCGCGCGGCGAGCCGCGCGGTCGCGGAGACGGTTCCGCAGGGCACGTACCGCGTCTTGGAGGGCCAGACCCACATGGTGGAGCCGGGGGTGCTGGGGCCGGTGCTGGCGGAGTTCTTCACGGAGTGA
- the mnmA gene encoding tRNA 2-thiouridine(34) synthase MnmA, giving the protein MTETPQRPLRVLAAMSGGVDSAVAAARAVEAGHDVTGVHLALSANPQSFRTGARGCCTIEDSRDARRAADVIGIPFYVWDLADRFREDVVEDFIAEYEAGRTPNPCLRCNEKIKFAALLDKALALGFDAVCTGHYAQVIVREDGTRELHRASDMAKDQSYVLGVLDDRQLAHALFPLGDTVTTKDEIRAEAERRGLAVAKKPDSHDICFIADGDTQGFLAGRLGKAEGDIVDEAGNRLGTHEGAYGYTIGQRKGLRIGTPAPDGKPRYVLDISPVTNTVTVGPAAALDVTALTAIKPRWCGAAPAGPGTYTAQLRAHGGETEATAELVDGTLEVSFTSPVRGVAPGQAIVLYDGTRVVGSATIATTTRATATV; this is encoded by the coding sequence ATGACTGAGACCCCGCAGCGCCCCCTCCGCGTCCTCGCCGCCATGTCCGGCGGTGTCGACTCCGCCGTCGCCGCCGCGCGCGCCGTGGAGGCCGGGCACGACGTGACCGGCGTCCACCTCGCGCTCTCCGCGAACCCGCAGTCCTTCCGCACCGGCGCGCGGGGCTGCTGCACCATCGAGGACTCCCGCGACGCCCGCCGTGCCGCCGACGTCATCGGCATCCCCTTCTACGTCTGGGACCTCGCCGACCGCTTCCGCGAGGACGTCGTAGAGGACTTCATCGCCGAGTACGAGGCGGGGCGCACCCCCAACCCGTGCCTGCGCTGCAACGAGAAGATCAAGTTCGCCGCCCTGCTCGACAAGGCCCTCGCCCTCGGCTTCGACGCCGTCTGTACCGGCCACTACGCGCAGGTGATCGTCCGCGAGGACGGCACCCGCGAGCTGCACCGCGCCTCCGACATGGCCAAGGACCAGTCGTACGTCCTCGGCGTGCTGGACGACCGGCAGCTCGCGCACGCGCTGTTCCCCCTCGGCGACACCGTCACCACCAAGGACGAGATCCGCGCCGAGGCCGAGCGCCGGGGCCTCGCCGTCGCCAAGAAGCCCGACTCGCACGACATCTGCTTCATCGCCGACGGCGACACCCAGGGCTTCCTCGCAGGCCGGCTCGGCAAGGCGGAGGGCGACATCGTCGACGAGGCCGGCAACCGGCTCGGCACGCACGAGGGGGCGTACGGCTACACCATCGGTCAGCGCAAGGGCCTGCGCATCGGCACCCCCGCCCCCGACGGCAAGCCCCGCTACGTCCTCGACATCTCCCCGGTCACCAACACCGTGACCGTCGGCCCGGCCGCCGCCCTGGACGTCACGGCCCTCACCGCGATCAAGCCCCGCTGGTGCGGCGCCGCCCCGGCCGGCCCCGGCACCTACACCGCCCAGCTGCGCGCCCACGGCGGCGAGACCGAGGCTACCGCGGAACTCGTCGACGGCACGCTGGAGGTCTCCTTCACCTCCCCGGTCCGCGGTGTGGCCCCCGGCCAGGCGATCGTCCTCTACGACGGCACCCGCGTCGTCGGCTCGGCGACCATCGCGACGACCACGCGGGCGACCGCGACGGTGTGA
- a CDS encoding cysteine desulfurase family protein: MAYLDHAATTPMLPEAAEALTAHLSITGNASSLHASGRQARRTVEESRETLAEAIGARPSEVVLTSGGTEADNLAVKGLYWSRRDTAPAGTRTRVLASPVEHHAVLDAVHWLGEHEGATVEYLPVDAHGRVHPDALREAIARDPDDVALATVMWANNEIGTIMPVRELADVAAEFGVPLHADAVQALGQVPVDFGVSGLAAMTVSGHKIGGPYGIGALVLGREYTPVPVLHGGGQERHVRSGTLDVPAVASFAVAGRLAAEQQEWFAREIGALRDQLVDAVLTAVPDAILGGDPAPGGRLPANAHFTFPGCEGDSLLLLLDAQGIECSTGSACTAGVAQPSHVLLATGTDPDLARGTLRFSLGHTSTEADVEAVAKAIGPAVERARAAGLS, encoded by the coding sequence ATGGCTTACCTCGACCACGCCGCGACCACCCCGATGCTCCCGGAGGCGGCAGAGGCACTGACCGCCCACCTGAGCATCACCGGCAACGCGTCCTCCCTGCACGCCTCCGGCCGCCAGGCCCGCCGTACGGTCGAGGAGTCCCGCGAAACCCTCGCGGAGGCGATCGGCGCCCGCCCCAGCGAGGTCGTCCTCACCTCGGGCGGCACCGAGGCCGACAACCTCGCCGTCAAGGGCCTGTACTGGTCCCGCCGCGACACCGCCCCCGCAGGCACCCGCACCCGCGTCCTCGCCAGCCCCGTCGAGCACCACGCCGTCCTGGACGCCGTGCACTGGCTCGGCGAACACGAGGGCGCCACCGTCGAGTACCTCCCCGTCGACGCCCACGGCCGCGTCCACCCCGACGCGCTGCGCGAGGCCATCGCCCGCGACCCCGACGACGTCGCCCTGGCCACCGTGATGTGGGCCAACAACGAGATCGGCACGATCATGCCGGTCCGCGAACTCGCCGACGTGGCAGCCGAGTTCGGCGTCCCGTTGCACGCCGACGCCGTCCAGGCCCTCGGCCAGGTCCCCGTCGACTTCGGCGTCTCCGGACTCGCCGCCATGACCGTCTCCGGCCACAAGATCGGCGGCCCGTACGGCATCGGCGCCCTCGTCCTCGGCCGCGAGTACACCCCCGTACCCGTCCTGCACGGCGGCGGGCAGGAGCGCCACGTCCGCTCCGGCACCCTCGACGTGCCCGCCGTCGCCTCCTTCGCGGTGGCCGGCCGGCTCGCCGCCGAACAGCAGGAGTGGTTCGCCCGCGAGATCGGCGCCCTGCGCGACCAGCTGGTCGACGCCGTCCTGACGGCCGTCCCGGACGCGATCCTCGGCGGCGACCCCGCCCCCGGCGGCCGGCTCCCCGCCAACGCCCACTTCACCTTCCCCGGCTGCGAGGGCGACTCCCTGCTGCTCCTGCTGGACGCCCAGGGCATCGAGTGCTCCACCGGCTCCGCCTGCACCGCGGGCGTCGCCCAGCCCAGCCACGTCCTCCTCGCCACCGGCACCGACCCCGACCTGGCCCGCGGCACCCTCCGCTTCTCCCTCGGCCACACCTCCACCGAGGCCGACGTCGAGGCCGTGGCCAAGGCGATCGGACCGGCGGTGGAACGGGCCCGCGCGGCGGGCCTGAGCTGA
- a CDS encoding DUF4190 domain-containing protein yields MRLTAPAVPRTDTAPRTRDADGMAVASFILGLLGLLVLNIFLGPVAIVLAAVSLWRGTTRRGRAYLGLTLGIADLAALALSMELTNTISWSL; encoded by the coding sequence ATGCGACTCACCGCACCGGCCGTCCCGCGCACCGACACCGCGCCCCGGACCCGCGACGCCGACGGCATGGCCGTCGCGTCCTTCATTCTCGGCCTTCTCGGCCTGCTCGTCCTCAACATCTTCCTCGGCCCGGTCGCCATCGTCCTGGCCGCCGTCTCCCTCTGGCGAGGCACCACCCGCCGAGGCCGCGCCTACCTCGGCCTCACCCTCGGCATAGCCGACCTCGCAGCCCTGGCCCTCTCCATGGAACTGACCAACACGATCTCCTGGAGCCTGTAG